The genomic stretch GCTCAGCGTCTTCGGACCCCAGCTCCGGTTCGACCTCACGCAAGGCTTCCCGCTCCTCACCACGAAGAAGGTGCACACGAAGTCCATCCTCCATGAGCTGCTGTGGATGCTCGCGGGGGACACCAACGTGCGCACGCTCCAGGCCCAGGGCGTCACCATCTGGGACGAATGGGCCAACGCCGACGGCAGCCTCGGCCCCGTGTACGGGCACCAGTGGCGCTCGTGGACGGCGCCCGATGGTGGGCACATCGACCAGATGGAGGCGCTGGTGGAGGGGCTGAAGAAGAACCCCGACTCGCGCCGCCACATCATCAGCGCGTGGAACGTGGCGGACCTGCCGTCCATGAAGCTGCCGCCCTGCCACGTCCTCTTCCAGTTCTACGTGGCCAACGGGCGGCTGTCCTGCCAGCTCTATCAGCGCAGCGCGGACCTCTTCCTGGGGCTGCCCTTCAACATCGCCTCGTACTCATTGCTGACGATGATGGTGGCGCAGGTGACGGGGCTGCAGGCGCACGAGTTCATCCACACCGTGGGTGACGCGCACCTGTACCTGAACCACGTCGAGCAGGCGAAGACGCAACTGTCGCGCGAGCCGCGCGCCCTGCCTCGCATGCGCATCAACCCCGATGTGACGGACCTCTTCGCCTTCAAGTACGAGGACTTCACGCTCGAAGGCTACGACCCGCACCCCGCCATCAAGGCGCCCGTGGCCGTATGAAGCTGTCCGCCATCGTCGCCATGGCGGCGAACCGTGTCATCGGCGCCGGCAACCAGCTCCCGTGGCGGCTGCCCGCGGACCTCGCGCACTTCAAGCGCATCACCATGGGCCACACCCTGGTGATGGGGCGCAAGACGTACGAGTCCATCGGCCGCCCACTGCCAGGCCGCACCTTCATCGTCGTCACCCGTCAGCGCGACTTCGCGCCCCCGGGCGTCCAGGTGGCGCACTCCGTGGACGAAGCGCTCTCCGTGGCGGAAGCCAGCGGCGACCCGGAGGTCTTCATCGCCGGAGGCGCGGACCTCTACGCCCAGACGATGGACCGCGTGCGGCGCCTCTACCTCACGCGCATCGCCCGGGACTTCCCTGGCGACACCTGGTTTCCTGACGTGGACCTGTCGGGTTGGACGCGCGTCGAAGAGGAAGCACATCCCGACGCCGAGCCACCCCACACCTTCCTCACCTACGAGCGCTGACGCACCCCTCCGCCCGGCGGCGTCTACATGCATGCCCGGGCGAGGGCGCGCGCCCACATTCCCTCCTTCAAACGTTAAGCGCACAATCCAGACCTCACCCGTCAGTCCCAAGGAGCTCCGGATGCACAAGACGTGGATGCGAGGACTTGGATTGGTTGCGGCGGCGGTGATGCTGGCCTGTGGTGGCCCCGTGGAGGAGGCCCCCGTGGACGAAACGGGCAGCGCCGAGCAGGAGCTGCGCCGGTGTGACCTGCAGGGGCGCTGTGCCGCCAACGAGGTCTGCGTGGGCGGCCCCGATGGCACCTGCTACCCGTGCAACCGCTACCCGCAGTACTGCGAAATCATCATCGAGCAGTAGCGCGAAGGTGAAGCACGAGGCGCCCGGCCATCCATCCGGCCGGGGGCCTCCCATCCCGCCACGTGGCACGTCCTGACGCCATGCACACTTCCACGGGATGCAGACCACCCTCCTCTCTCGTCCCATTGAAGTGCCGTGGCGAACCGCGGCCCTCTCCAGCGCCGCCGTGCTCACGGCGTCCAACGTGGCCGCGCTCGTGGCCAGCCTCCGGCTTGCTCCCTTGCTGCGCCACCGGCTGAGGCCGCGGCCTCGTGCCCTGCCCGCACTGGCCGTGGGAGCCACCGCGCTGGGAGCGCTCGCCATCGGCGCGCTCAGCATCGGCACCCTGGCCATCCGAGCGCTGACTATTGGCAAGCTGCGGGGTGACGACTGGCAGGTGGACTCACTCCGCGTGGGCTCGCTCCAGGTCGTGGAGACGATTGGACCCGCGGGCCTGTCTGGCGTGGGCGCGACCTGATGCCGGCTGATTTTGAAGTTGCCTCGCAAGATTGAAAGGCCACCACCCCGCTGGTAGAGGGGGTGGCATGACTCGCGCCGCCTCGCTGCTGCTGTTCCTCCTGCTTGCCCTGCCTGTTGCATCCCGCGCGGACGACGGCGCCTCCGAGGAACGCACGTGGCACCGGCTCATCGGCATCCTCCAGTACCTGGAAGCGGACTATCCGCTCGCCATCGAGTCGCAGTCCGCGTTCGAGCTGGCGGAGCAGAAGAGCTTCGCGGCGGAGGCGGTGGACGCGGCGCGCGGCCTGGGCCCCGCGGCAGCGGCCTTCCTGCCGCGCGTACAGGACATCCAGGCCCGCGTGGACAAGGGTGAGGACCCTGACGGCGTCAGCCGCGACTGCGGTGAGCTGGTGGAGAACCTCGTCACGGCCGGAGGGCTGGCCCGCAGCCCACGCCGCCCGCCGGACCTGGCGCTGGGCCAGTCGCTGTTCGCCACCAACTGCGCCGCGTGCCATGGCGCCGACGGCAGCGCGAACGTGGCCATCGCCGCCAACATGGAGCCGGCGCCCGCCAACTTCCAGGACGCGGAGCTGATGGAAGGCCTCACGCCGTACAAGGCCTTCAACACCACCAGCTTCGGTGTGCCGGGCACCGCGATGCCGGCCTACCCCACCCTGTCCGAGGAGGAGCGCTGGTCGCTGGCCTTCTACGTCTTCACCATGCGCCTGCCCGAGTGCGAGGGCACGCCGCCACGCGTCTCCCTGGAGCGGCTCGCCAACGCCACCGACGCGGACCTGGTGAAGGAGTTCGGCCAGGAGAACCTCGCCTGTCTGCGCCGGAAGATGCTGGACGCGGACGAGGAGCGCTCGCTGCTCGCCGCCCGGGAGAACGTGCAGCAGGCCATGCGCCTGGGCGCCGCGGGTGACATCGCGGGCGCGAAGGCGGCCCTGCTGGACGGCTACCTCAACGGCGTGGAGCCGGTGGAGCCCAAGCTCAGCGCGCGCGACTCGGCGCTGACGCTGAAAATCGAGCAGGGCTTCCTCAAGGCCCGCATGGCGGCGGAGCGCGGCAGCCCGCACCTCCAGGACGAAGGCCGTGAGCTGCTGGCGCTGCTAGACCAGGCGCGGCGTGACTCGGGCACCACCGCGAGCCTGCTGTCCACGATGTGGCTGACGCTGCTCATCCTGCTGCGCGAGGGCTTCGAGGCGACCATCATCGTCGCGGCGCTGCTGGCCGCGCTGCGGAAGATGAAGGCCACCGAGCACGCCCGCGTGGTGCACTTCGGATGGATTTCCGCGCTGATTGTCGGCGCGCTGTCCTACGTGCTCGGCCGCCACCTGCTGGCCGGTGCCCAGCGCGAGTGGATGGAAGGCATCGCCGCGCTCGTGGCGGTGGCCATGCTGCTGTACGCGGCGATGTGGCTCAACGCCCGCTCCAACATCAGCCAGTTCATGGGCGAGCTGCGCGAGAAGATGCAGGGCGCGCTGGGCCGCGGCAGCATGCTGGGCCTGTTCCTCATCGCCTTCACCGCCGTGCTGCGCGAGAGCTTCGAGACGGCCATCTTCCTCCAGGGGCTCGCGCTGGACTCGCCGGAGGGCGTGGCCTGGGGCGCGCTCGCGGGCGCGGTGGCCATGGCGGTGATGGTCCTCTTCATCAACCGGCTGGGTTACCGCCTGCCGATGAAGACGCTCTTCAACGCATCCACCGTCATCCTGGTCCTCACCGCGGTGATGCTGCTGGGCAAGGGCCTGCACTCGCTGCAGGAAGTCGGTGCGCTGCCGCTCGAGCCCCTGCCCTTCCCCTTCATCACCGTGGACATGCTGGGCATCTATCCGGACGCGCTCTCGCTCGTTCCCCAGCTCCTGCTGGGCGGCATTCCGCTGGCCCTTGTCCTGCTCCGCCGAAAGGGCCGTGCCCAGCCTGTTTCCGAGGCCTCCGCGGGTTAGGGCGACGCGCGCCCGTCGTTGCGGTAGCGTGTCCCAGGTGAAGGTTTCGCGAGCGCACTCCATCGGGTTGGCCATGCTGGTCCTCTCCTCGGGCCAGAACGCCGCCTGGGCGCAGGAGCCCCCCGCGAGCGAGCCCGCCCGGGCGCCCGCCTCCGAGCTGACGCCGCCGCCCCTGGTTCCAGCCCCCGGCGGCTGGGACGCGCCGACGCGCCGCGACGAAGACGCCGGGGACGACTCCCGCCCGAGTCAGGAGACGGAAGGCACGACCTCCGTCAACGAACAGGCCCTTCCCAGCAAGGCCCACGCCCGCCCCGCGGACCCCGTGCCAAGGGTGGCGGTGGAGTTCCTGGCCGGCGCCGGTGGCGGCATCATCGCGGGCTCCGTGGGAATGCTCACCGGCTTCATCGTGGGTGCGTCCACGGTGGGCTGCGACGAGTGCGGCATCGTCGCGGGCGTCGGTGGCATCACCGGCGTGGTGGTGGGAATCCCCGCTGGGACGTGGATGGGCGGCAAGCTCATGGGCGGCCAGGGCACCTTCCTCGCCACCGCGGGGGGCAGCCTCGTGGGCTGGGGTGGCGCGCTGATCGGCTCCGCGCTACTGGGCATCGGAGACAACGAACCCGGCGGAGCGGTGTTCCTGCTGCTGCTTCCCGTGGTGGGCGCCGTCGCGGGCTATGAGCTGTCGTCGCCGGGAGAAGAGCGCCCCGCGCTCACCCGCAAGGCCCCGAGCACGTTCCAGGTGGTCCCCGTCGCCGGGATGGGCGAACGCGGGCCGCGCCTGGGCCTCGCCGGAAGCTTCTGAGGCAAAGCCCCCCGGGCTGTTGCGATGACCGGTTGAAAGCGCCGCCCAAAACCCCCGACATTTCCAAACAGCGCACCACGGGACTCGCGCCCGACCCGCGCCGTCCGTTCAGCGCGAAACCCATCACGGAGGCGATGGCATCCGAGCCCGCGCCGTGCTCTCACTACGAGCATCAGCCCCCATGCTCTCCCATCCGAATTGCCCCATCCTGCTGACGCTCCTGCTGCCCGCCCTCGCGCTCGCCCAGCCAACGGATGACGCACCGCGGATGCCAGAGCCCGTGACGCCCGCGCGGCAACGGCCCGTGGTGGATCGGCCATCACCGGCCTCCAGGCCACCGGTCTCTCCCCAGTTGCA from Myxococcus xanthus encodes the following:
- a CDS encoding thymidylate synthase; this encodes MQPYLSLLDHVLHHGVKKGDRTGTGTLSVFGPQLRFDLTQGFPLLTTKKVHTKSILHELLWMLAGDTNVRTLQAQGVTIWDEWANADGSLGPVYGHQWRSWTAPDGGHIDQMEALVEGLKKNPDSRRHIISAWNVADLPSMKLPPCHVLFQFYVANGRLSCQLYQRSADLFLGLPFNIASYSLLTMMVAQVTGLQAHEFIHTVGDAHLYLNHVEQAKTQLSREPRALPRMRINPDVTDLFAFKYEDFTLEGYDPHPAIKAPVAV
- a CDS encoding dihydrofolate reductase, with product MKLSAIVAMAANRVIGAGNQLPWRLPADLAHFKRITMGHTLVMGRKTYESIGRPLPGRTFIVVTRQRDFAPPGVQVAHSVDEALSVAEASGDPEVFIAGGADLYAQTMDRVRRLYLTRIARDFPGDTWFPDVDLSGWTRVEEEAHPDAEPPHTFLTYER
- a CDS encoding GlsB/YeaQ/YmgE family stress response membrane protein, whose translation is MKVSRAHSIGLAMLVLSSGQNAAWAQEPPASEPARAPASELTPPPLVPAPGGWDAPTRRDEDAGDDSRPSQETEGTTSVNEQALPSKAHARPADPVPRVAVEFLAGAGGGIIAGSVGMLTGFIVGASTVGCDECGIVAGVGGITGVVVGIPAGTWMGGKLMGGQGTFLATAGGSLVGWGGALIGSALLGIGDNEPGGAVFLLLLPVVGAVAGYELSSPGEERPALTRKAPSTFQVVPVAGMGERGPRLGLAGSF
- a CDS encoding cytochrome c/FTR1 family iron permease; this translates as MTRAASLLLFLLLALPVASRADDGASEERTWHRLIGILQYLEADYPLAIESQSAFELAEQKSFAAEAVDAARGLGPAAAAFLPRVQDIQARVDKGEDPDGVSRDCGELVENLVTAGGLARSPRRPPDLALGQSLFATNCAACHGADGSANVAIAANMEPAPANFQDAELMEGLTPYKAFNTTSFGVPGTAMPAYPTLSEEERWSLAFYVFTMRLPECEGTPPRVSLERLANATDADLVKEFGQENLACLRRKMLDADEERSLLAARENVQQAMRLGAAGDIAGAKAALLDGYLNGVEPVEPKLSARDSALTLKIEQGFLKARMAAERGSPHLQDEGRELLALLDQARRDSGTTASLLSTMWLTLLILLREGFEATIIVAALLAALRKMKATEHARVVHFGWISALIVGALSYVLGRHLLAGAQREWMEGIAALVAVAMLLYAAMWLNARSNISQFMGELREKMQGALGRGSMLGLFLIAFTAVLRESFETAIFLQGLALDSPEGVAWGALAGAVAMAVMVLFINRLGYRLPMKTLFNASTVILVLTAVMLLGKGLHSLQEVGALPLEPLPFPFITVDMLGIYPDALSLVPQLLLGGIPLALVLLRRKGRAQPVSEASAG